GTTCATTGCGAATTTcagattttttaaaaaaaaaaagaagaataagagAGAGAATGAAGAAGGAGGTCaactaaaaagtaaaaaaaaaacaagtcaaATTTTTTTCCCCGAAAATGCCCCTTTGATTTAACAGAATTTTTACCGTTGCCTTGATTTTGCTAACGGTGACAACCATAGGGAGGTGTTTGCaacaaaaaataccacaagTACTACATCACAAATCAGCGAAATCACAGGgtagttttttgtaattaaccctaaaatatattatatacaattttcaaaatttcattACAATATAAGCTTAAAGCCCAATTAGATTTATAATATATACCTTAATagttaattagataattagatGTATAACCTTTTAAAATTGtcaattaaataatttatgCTTTAAAATGTTAATTACGTCAATAATCTTTTAAAATCTCCAATCATATTTCTGAAGTATGTTGATAACACTAATTAAATCTCTtccataattaaaataaaatttgattcGATTATATTGGGTTTGGTCTACCCTCCAAGTGCACTTTCATGAATGTTTGTTGACTTGTGTTGCGATAGACTCTTTGGGTATACTTTAATGCCAAAATTAGTGGATATCACATAATGAAGAAAGAGAAAGTAGATATTATTAATATGTAGGTTGATTTGAGTGTGAAAATATCATCCTACCCCTCGATTGAGCGGTGGAGAGGTTCCTTCCATTTAAATTTATTGGACTTCTTTTTTATTGTTGAGCTTTTTAGACATGAATTTGACATCTATTTGGACTTGATCTGAAACAAATATTTTGTTGTGAGCGGATTgtaattgaaaatttaatgaTTTGATTACATAATTAATAAATGTGTGAATAGATCGGGACGAAATGGGGTGATTTCAGAACGTTGGTTTTCAATGAGTAATAAAAGTCATTATTCGGTGTGTTCACTAATATCGGAATAATTGGTACAACAAACATCGCAAGGGGACTATGATACCCTTCAAAGAATGAGTCATGGACAGTCATCTAATTATTCTTGATTTAGAATATCTATCATTTAATCTGTTTAATTTACAATTACTTACTTGAAGTGATtgaattaatttgtggaatGTCTTAGTTTCttgtaaaaattgaaaaatttctcCCTAGTGACTAATTCAGTCGGTCCTCGAGTTCATCTTTCACTATTTTGTGGCTTTTGTCCGTTGTCAACCATTACGAACAGTGAGGGTGCGAACTTCTGTGTAATGAGCATTctcaaataaatataatgttgTAATCTCAAACATATTAGGTCTTCATTCCTCTCACGCAAATGGATTCCAGTTATTCCATTCTTCATGGCTCGAGCCATGAGCATTATTTCTCTGTTTACAAGGTCCTCTCATGTCATTAACTTGTTTTCCTTTCTCCTTTTTGTTAGTCTCCCTACGAACCTTGTCTTTTCTTCCTCTACGTAATCAGCAAGACGCTTGCTATCATCACAACGTACAAAACTCTGACCCTGTAGCCATTAATTCTTCCAAAGTTCTAAGCAAATCTGTGAAACACTTCCGCTTCAACAATTGAAAAGTTCATTTTTCTAGGACATCCATGACAACCTCCAAATTTAAAGATATGACAAAAGAGGACATCTAATGAAACCTCGTAAAATCATCTTTAGGAGGCTTGTAACCCTTTTTCGGACATCGTGAAGATCAATACTTACCTCCGAGCTTTCACTGCTCCCACGAATCAAGCTACAATTAGGTCCTTTAAATGTCAGAATGAATCTAAAGATTCTTCTAATAACGCATATACTATTCATGAGCTACACCTAATAGGGTGGTGGGAAAAATCTTACACATCATATCTTATTGAATGTATATGTTCATCATCTTATAGAGATCGTTTGGATTTTCTACGCTGGAACATTGAAACAAACGAAGAGTTTTCCAATGATGTGGAAAAAGAGTGTCGATGATGCGCTACGAGAAGGGAGTGTGGGATGGTATTTGGTAACTCACAATTCCATAACACATTAGAATAATACTTCTTAAGACTTTTCTATCGAAGTATTCTCAGTGTTTTCATTAGGAAGGACGTAATCTATAACTTATTTGTGTTTCTTATGTCAAATGATGTGCTTCCTAGGCAAAACATTGTTGTTGGCACTCTAATCATGGATTTTAGGTATGTCCCATCCCGTTTCTTTATTGTGTCCAAAAAAGAATGTTTAATCATTTGTTAGATGTTGATTCCTATTGTAACTATAATTGAATCTCTGCCATATAGACCTGAGTCAATTGCGTCTTTTACAATGTGGCGAGCAACATTGCATTAGGATATGTCGTAAAGTTTCGAGTTGTATCTCGCTTTTCAGTTGTATTATATTCGAGATCATGTACCTCAAGCTCTTTCTCATTATAGTTTGAGATCATTTTTTTTCTCCCAGCGTGAGATCTAATGCCTTTTTGGGTCATTGTGTTGAGGAATGGACTTCATTTGAGTGGTATCTCTAAACAGTTAGTTGTCCATGCGTTTGAAAAATTTCTCGAGTTGTTCGGACTGAAGATCTAGAGATTGCAAAGTAGGATCGTGCTCACTGCACAATATTGGGTCTAGTTCAATCTTCGAGTTGACTTTTACAAATGCTAGTTGATATCGTTAGATTAGCCCTTAGGtacactccgatgctaaagtcaatGATCGGTTAGAATATAAAAAAGGAATatcatataattaatataaaaaaatcagaTAACCCTCATTTATAGAATGCCATTAGCGTGAAAGCGTTGTTTTATCCTAGGCTATACGGTGGCGCCCGCTATTGAGGATGTTGCCTTGCCCAGTATCATTGGATTTTTAAAAGATGGATGAGTCTAACAAGATAATTTGGACTTCTATTTAGATTTGATATTTCATATTTTCAGTTTGGTTTGATAAATATTTTCTGTTATTTTAGGTTTTAAGTTATTTATTcggttttagttaaaaagatTTAggttaaattgaattaaaattaatatattatattaaaataaaacccAATTTAAATTATTGGGACCTTGTAATAGatttttatggaatttttaatatttaatataattttccaTTAAGAAATATAAATAGAAAGCACGGATTGAAAAAGTGTTAAATTACCTCTATATAGCAGAAAGGTGAAAAAGGAAGGATGTTACGTATTTATTTTCaagttaaatttatatttatattcaaTGTGGTCTatcttaaattttaaaagaaatatataaaaataaatcttgtggtttgATCCATTTGTAAAGATACTTTTTTCGGTTTAAAATTTTGCAAATATGAGTCCGTTCTTTATGAATTTTACAATTAAACGATATGTGAATCGATTTTTCATCTAAACAATActtgtggtttagttaatttgcaaacTAGATCTTGAACTTTGGATAATTTGCAAAATCATTCTTTTTAATTGTTCCAAATTGCCCCCTTTCGAGGGAAAGAGTCACGATAACAATTTTTAAATGCTTTGAGTTTATAAACTGCAAAAAGCATATACTtttgtttgtaaacttttaaactacgaTAATTATCTCAGTAAATCGATTAAattacaagatttattttttttgtacttttttgtaatatttatttcagtttatttgacaattaaaaatgaaaatattataaataggattaaaatttaattgaaaatataaaatagtcaaaaaaaatttatttcataTGCAGAGGGGATCAAACCACAATCTATAGATGTGgctgatgtgtcactttctccttttttacttataaaaaatataatatataatattttagtttattatgttatcatatttatatataaaaatattattttattcgtattatatctagagttctacagaatttagatttgttcctaaaatctctataattctctgcatatctatctatatataatataaatcagtaacgatggagctgaggtgtcagttccttctttttttactgataaaaatacaatataatatataacatattaattttaattatattattttatcattctataaaaagattattttattcgtattatatctaagagttctacagaatttataCAAGTCCCCAAAATTTCTCTAATTCTcaacatatctatatatatatatataatataaaataataacaatagaGCTGATGTATCACTTTCCCTTTTTTacggataaaaaaatataatataatataatatattaaattatttaaagtaaatataaaaataaaatagtaaaatttacACATGTATAtcattaattttgattattaaattataaatattttaaatgtttatatttatatgcgtagttttaatatatattattagatggTTAAACACCAAATTAACTTTAAACTATGGATAATATACAAAAATACATCTAATGTTGAttgtcagaagcaattttatcactaacatctaaaatattaaaattttactcttaatattagtagtcaagagtaattttaccataACGTTATCAAGTtgagcaattttacttaaacGTTATGAAAACAAAGTATGGAACAGACCAGGACTGAACCTGAAATTAAGGTTTTCTAATTCAGCTCAATCCGTCTCGAGTCTAAAGCATATTTACTATGAGTTGGGCTGGACTTGGACATATGTTTTTATTGAAAAGCCCAATACGGTCCGGCCCGATCCAAAGCccatttgtaaacttttaaaacaTAAGCAGTGTTTTTGCAAATCTGTCACTAAACCCTAGACCTTAGTTTGCCTGAAATAAATATTGAACTatcgttttctttttcttttcaaaaattGTCCGAATTCTACCATTTTGTAGATTTTCAAATCACAAACGCATACATAGCTTTGCAATCTCAGTTTTTGACTGTTTGTTTATGGCGGGATCGGGTGGAGCTTCCATAGTGGAAAGCGAGGGAAGTGGAGTTGGAAGCTGCGATTCAGAAAATGGAAATAAAAGAATCAAATCcggcgaagaagaagaagaagaccgCCTTAGTGCCTTGCCGGATTTCCTTATTCACCGCATCCTATCCTTCCTGCCAGCAACCGATTTAGTCAAGACTTTAGCTCTATCCAAATGGTGGAAGTATCAATGGACTCATGTTCCtgttctcaaattctttcctaaTGATGGTATGTCTCACGAAATTTTTTCCAATTTCATTGACAAAACCCTAATTCTCCATGATTGCTCCAATATGGACAAATTCGTCATCGAATTGAAACGTTTCACTAAGCAGTATGAATATCCTAATTTAGATTTGTGGATCCGTTTTGCTGTGAGAAAAAATGTAAAGGAGCTCATTCTCAATTTCAACAACAAGTTCGTCTACTACTCGTTGCCACAATTTCTTTTCAATAATTCTTCGTTGGTTGAATTGAAGTTATGTACATTTAGTTTAACGCCGATTGCGAAAGTAAATTGGGAGTGTGTCAAAACTTTGTATTTATATGATTGTAAAGTGGAAGATAAAGAGTTTGAGAATGTTTTATGTGGTAGTCCTCTCCTTGAATACTTACTATTATGGAACTGTTATTTGTTTCGAGAGCTTGTTATTGCCTCTAAAAGTTTGAAAACTATTATTTTGGATGGAGTTGGCCGCGAATGTAGTGCAATTGAAATTTCATGTCCTAATGTTAAGAGATTGAGAATATCAGGTCTAGTGTGGTTTAAATCTCTTAAGTTAATGAATTTGCCTTCTTCACTCTATGCTACTTTTGATTTCTACTTCGACGATGTGGAGCTTGCAGACGAAATGAGTCACAATGACTGCATAAATTTGCTGCAGACTATTGCTCAGATTGAGCATGTTGAGAAGCTAGAAATTGGGCGTTGGTTGATTCAGGTAAGTTTCATATTAGGAATTCAGTCTCATTGAAAGTTTTTTAAGTTTAATTTCGTTTAACAGATGAATAGTAGCATTTGAAATTTGAATGATTATATAATCGTTACTGATTATTCATTGCGTTGTTTTTGAAGATTCTATCAACCTTGGAGCATGATGACTGCATAGATGACTGCGTAGATTACTTGCCAGATTCTGACATCCACCGTATCGTCTCTTTTTTGCCATTAACAAAAGACGCATTTGAGAGGGACCTTTACAAGATGTGTCCGTTTAAATGGACTGATGACCCAATCCTCAACTTTGTTTCCAATGGTATGTATATTAGATAATTCATCAATTTGATTGACAATATAATTATTCTTCGTGATTGCTTGAATACAGAGAAATTTTTTATCGACTCCAAAAATATCCCTTTGATGTACCTGGATCCTAGATTGTCCTTGTGGATTCGCTTTGCTGCCATCAAAACTGTAAAGGAGCTCATTTTGGATTGTGATTCTACTAACTTACAATTTAGAAGGGAGTACGTATTGCCGGAATTTGTTTTCAACAATTCTTCATTGGTTAAGATGAAGTTATGTGCATGTTATTTTATGCCGGAGGGGAAAGTAAATTGGGAATCTCTTAAGAGTTTGCAGTTGGATCATTCTGAGTTGGGTAATCAAGCGCTTGAGCATGTTTTATCTGGTAGTCCTTTGCTTGAATGCTTAGAATTACGCTGTTGTAGCTTTGAAGGTGCGGTTGTTGTTGCTTCTGAGCATTTGAAAACATTTATTCTAGAAGAATTTGGTAAGGACTGTCCTGCCCTAGAAATTTCATGTCCTAATCTTGAGAGCTTGAAAATATGGGGACAGGTGGGTTCTACATTTCTTAAATTGACGGACTTGCCTTCTTCACTACATGCTACATTGGATTTGTACATCCTAGAATCAGATGATATTAGTCGTGATGACTGCATGAATTTGGTTGAGGAGACCATGAAGCAGATTTTACATGTTAAGGAGGTAGAAATTGCATTGACGAGGCGAGGAGCTATAAATTCGGAATTGGTTCTTAAAGGTAATTGTTTgacaaaaaatttaatacttATTTACATTCTTCAGGATCAGGAATCTGTTACCTACAAACGTAGGGCAACTAACAAAATTGTGGGGCAACTAAATCCGCATGATTTCTTAATATAACTGTCTAAAGATAATATTTTACAACTAAATATGAGAATTAATTCTCATTAAGTTTTAGCTTATTGTAACTGATATATAACTGATTCTCTCAACTCTCACATTTTCTTAATATAACTGTCTGAAGATAATATTTTACAGCTAAATTTGAGAATTCATTCTCATTACAAGTGTGTTTAAGTTTTTGCTTCTTGTAACAGATATTAGAGTTCGAAAAGATGGGTTTACTTGAAGCTCCTAGCTGGTGGATCGGATGGATTTTGTGCTTCAAGTTTGTAAGAAAATGGTATCTTCTCCGCATTACCCATTGTGcaaattttaatgataattttgtGCTTCCCTTATGTTTTACTCATGGAAGTTGGTACTTTAGTGGTGGGGTGGATGCTTAGGTTATGGTGTCGCATACTTTTAGCAAGAGTTGGTTGCTAGATAGTTATTGACTTGTTGTTACTCTCAATGAATCTTATCAACTCTGCTCTTATTTTGGTTCCATTTTTTAAGATAGTAATTCACTTGCTTCTTTCTTTGATGATTGTGAGTTTGTGCTTGTTAGAAAATTGAGTAACCATTTAATTCTATGAGTCTCCTCATTAGGTCATTGTGGTGCTTCAtcactatttttgtttttgtctcAAAAGTTGTGCTGGTTTCTTCTTAAACTATCGCATCTCTTGGCTAAATTACTTATCGGATTCTGCTACTCTCCTGAACCTTGGCTGTCCATTGTTCAAACTCACCCATGACGATAGGCTCCTCTTCTTCGTAGAACCTATTTTGAAAGCTTAGTAGCGATTTGTAAGAGATTGCTTAACTCCGTGTATTGGTTTTTAGTGTGTAAAAATTATCCTCCTCTTTATTCAATAAACATCCCCTTTTAAAGATGTACAATTGTTCCTGATCACACAAGTATTCTTCCCCAAATGGGATTATACCAAAATAGCATTCTAAATggtaaatactaaaaatattcctaaataacaaaaaactcctaaataacaaaaaaaacacgTTAATCTTCCTAAATAATAAAAGACTCCTAAATATTAAAAACTCTTAAATAATAAACTGTACCGTgaaaactagggttccgggacactaaccctaattcgacgcttctcgctttttatttaaggcgtttttccccccttttccgtatcaagtgaattttgatcctctaatgtttagagcttattattattacattttaacaattaattaattaggtcgaccGGTAAAGATAATCATTAATtagatcaaacaaaaataaataaataataatacattgaaaattaggttagaaccgcgcgaaaatcactaaatcgcgtttttgagaccctagacgtccgaatttggccaaacgggggcggggcccacagctttgctgtgggttttgaccgtcggtccgtttccgaTGGGAATGCAACCTCgaaacgccgaaaccctaacccatgaaattattctttttttatttttttcacctaattaattttgcactttgacctaaaaagtttaaatcttttacctaattaatttagctttccatgtctaattagtttaattaattaaacgtggacatgtaataattaataaccgcgcttctagactcgaattagggttaggatttcgggttcctatttacgatggaaacgggccaacggggagaACCCATATTtatagatgtgggccccaccctatttcggccaaattccttcgtctagggcctcgaaaatgcgatttattgattttcgttcggttttaacctaatttcccatgaaattattcttttttatttttttcacctaattaattttgcactttgacctgaaaagtttaaatcttttacctaattaatttagcttaccatgcctaattagtttaattaattgaacgtggacatgcaataattaataaccgcgcttctagactcgaattagggttaggatttcgggttcctatttacgatggaaacgggccaacgggaagaacccacatttactaatgtgggccccaccctatttcggccaaattccttcgtctagggcctcgaaaatgcgatttattgattttcgttcggttttaacctaatttcccatgaaattattctttttttatttttttcacctaattaattttgcactttgacctgaaaagtttaaatcttttacctaattaatttagctttccatgcctaattagtttaattaattaaacgtggacatgcaataataaataaccgcgctttcagactcgaattagggttaggatttcgggttcctatttacgatggaaacgggccaacgggaagaacccacatccatagatgtgggccccatcctatttcggccaaatttcttcgtctatggcctcgaaaatgcgatttattgattttcgttcggttttaacctaatttcccatgaaattattcttttttatttttttcacctaattaattttgcactttcgttcggttcctattttttcacctaattattcTAGGGTCttgacaacataatatcaatttaggcttaacgtttacaaaatagcatcaatttaggcctcacgtacaaaatagcatcaatttaggcttaaggttttttcgtaaacacttgttgtttgtttaggtgtctaaccaaatacctaaaactgtatcttttaaagtgaaaatgcaaacatgaggAGAAAAATGTGTAATAATGAGTTTTCTTTTGTAGCCCTATAAACTTTTACAGGACAATAAAATTTACAGAAACAACCTGTTTGACACGATTCGTTTGACCCGATTAtcttttttttgtataatttatatcatatataatcacgtggaatatatagatgcatataacataattataacacgataactcattttgacacctctaatttttcaggatattgattttattttgagtccataaaatataaacagtaacattgacctctgaaacattaataatatctaaaatatttactacattattaacaccattatacaaaactaccaaagtgcctaaaatatctattttattggtcacacaattataagcaaattcgtcaaaatgtacgaaaccttttcgttttattgataaacttatttgaaatgtttcatactgcaatcaaataacaatcaaactagtttattcaaataccattaggtagggatacaattgataatatttggaaacattatggataaatttttaccatttggtaacattgtagttaatttcacttatcatagtacatttttttcatagatgtgggaagaacccacatctatagatgtggactccaccctatttcggccaaattccgtcgtctagggcctcgaaaatgcgatttattgattttcgttcggttttaacctaatttcccatgaaattatttttttttatttttttcacctaattaattttgcactttgacctaaaaagtttaaatcttttacctaattaatttagcttaccatgcctaattagtttaattaattgaacgtggacatgcaataattaataaccgcgcttctagactcgaattagggttaggatttcgcgttcctatttacgatggaaacgggccaacgggaagaacccacaccaattgatgtgggccccaccctatttcggccaaattccttcgtctagggcctcgaaaatgcgatttattgattttcgttcggttttaacctaatttcccatgaaattattctttttttattttttttcacctaattaattttgcactttgacctaaaaagtgtaaatcttttacctaattaattaagctttccatgcctaattagtttaattaattaaacgtggacatgtaataattaataaccgcgcttctagactcgaattagggttaggatttcgggttcctatttatgatggaaacgggccaacggggagaACCCACATTTATAGAtatgggccccaccctatttcggccaaattccttcgtctagggcctcgaaaatgcgatttattgattttcgttcggttttaacctaatttcccaggaaattattcttttttatttttttcacctaattaattttgcactttcacctaaaaagtttaaatcttttacctatttaatttagctttccaattctaattagtttaattaattaaccgttgacatgcaataattaataaccgcgcttctagactcgaattagggttaggatttcgggttcatatttacgatggaaacgggccaacgggaagaacccacatccatAGATGTGGGCCTcatcctatttcggccaaatttcttcgtctagggcctcgaaaatgcgatttattgattttcgttcggttttaacctaatttcccatgaaattattcttttttatttttttcacctaattaattttgcactttcgttcggttcctattttttcacctaattattcTAGGGTCttgacaacataatatcaatttaggcttaacgtttacaaaatagcatcaatttaggcctcacgtacaaaatagcatcaatttaggcttaaggttttttcgtaaacacttgttgtttgtttaggtgtttaaccaaatacctaaaactgtatcttttaaagtgaaaatgcaaacatgaggAGAAAAATGTGTAATAATGAGTTTTCTTTTGTAGCCCTATAAACTTTTACAGGACAATAAAATTTACAGAAACAACCTGTTTGACACGACTCGTTTGACCCGATTAtcttttttttgtataatttatatcatatataatcacgtggaatatatagatgcatataacataattataacacgataactcat
The DNA window shown above is from Euphorbia lathyris chromosome 1, ddEupLath1.1, whole genome shotgun sequence and carries:
- the LOC136211131 gene encoding F-box/FBD/LRR-repeat protein At1g16930-like isoform X2, with product MAGSGGASIVESEGSGVGSCDSENGNKRIKSGEEEEEDRLSALPDFLIHRILSFLPATDLVKTLALSKWWKYQWTHVPVLKFFPNDDLWIRFAVRKNVKELILNFNNKFVYYSLPQFLFNNSSLVELKLCTFSLTPIAKVNWECVKTLYLYDCKVEDKEFENVLCGSPLLEYLLLWNCYLFRELVIASKSLKTIILDGVGRECSAIEISCPNVKRLRISGLVWFKSLKLMNLPSSLYATFDFYFDDVELADEMSHNDCINLLQTIAQIEHVEKLEIGRWLIQILSTLEHDDCIDDCVDYLPDSDIHRIVSFLPLTKDAFERDLYKMCPFKWTDDPILNFVSNEKFFIDSKNIPLMYLDPRLSLWIRFAAIKTVKELILDCDSTNLQFRREYVLPEFVFNNSSLVKMKLCACYFMPEGKVNWESLKSLQLDHSELGNQALEHVLSGSPLLECLELRCCSFEGAVVVASEHLKTFILEEFGKDCPALEISCPNLESLKIWGQVGSTFLKLTDLPSSLHATLDLYILESDDISRDDCMNLVEETMKQILHVKEVEIALTRRGAINSELVLKDIRVRKDGFT
- the LOC136211131 gene encoding F-box/FBD/LRR-repeat protein At1g16930-like isoform X1 is translated as MAGSGGASIVESEGSGVGSCDSENGNKRIKSGEEEEEDRLSALPDFLIHRILSFLPATDLVKTLALSKWWKYQWTHVPVLKFFPNDGMSHEIFSNFIDKTLILHDCSNMDKFVIELKRFTKQYEYPNLDLWIRFAVRKNVKELILNFNNKFVYYSLPQFLFNNSSLVELKLCTFSLTPIAKVNWECVKTLYLYDCKVEDKEFENVLCGSPLLEYLLLWNCYLFRELVIASKSLKTIILDGVGRECSAIEISCPNVKRLRISGLVWFKSLKLMNLPSSLYATFDFYFDDVELADEMSHNDCINLLQTIAQIEHVEKLEIGRWLIQILSTLEHDDCIDDCVDYLPDSDIHRIVSFLPLTKDAFERDLYKMCPFKWTDDPILNFVSNEKFFIDSKNIPLMYLDPRLSLWIRFAAIKTVKELILDCDSTNLQFRREYVLPEFVFNNSSLVKMKLCACYFMPEGKVNWESLKSLQLDHSELGNQALEHVLSGSPLLECLELRCCSFEGAVVVASEHLKTFILEEFGKDCPALEISCPNLESLKIWGQVGSTFLKLTDLPSSLHATLDLYILESDDISRDDCMNLVEETMKQILHVKEVEIALTRRGAINSELVLKDIRVRKDGFT
- the LOC136211131 gene encoding F-box/LRR-repeat protein At5g02910-like isoform X3, translating into MAGSGGASIVESEGSGVGSCDSENGNKRIKSGEEEEEDRLSALPDFLIHRILSFLPATDLVKTLALSKWWKYQWTHVPVLKFFPNDDEMSHNDCINLLQTIAQIEHVEKLEIGRWLIQILSTLEHDDCIDDCVDYLPDSDIHRIVSFLPLTKDAFERDLYKMCPFKWTDDPILNFVSNEKFFIDSKNIPLMYLDPRLSLWIRFAAIKTVKELILDCDSTNLQFRREYVLPEFVFNNSSLVKMKLCACYFMPEGKVNWESLKSLQLDHSELGNQALEHVLSGSPLLECLELRCCSFEGAVVVASEHLKTFILEEFGKDCPALEISCPNLESLKIWGQVGSTFLKLTDLPSSLHATLDLYILESDDISRDDCMNLVEETMKQILHVKEVEIALTRRGAINSELVLKDIRVRKDGFT